In Gymnogyps californianus isolate 813 chromosome 1, ASM1813914v2, whole genome shotgun sequence, the following are encoded in one genomic region:
- the MGAT3 gene encoding beta-1,4-mannosyl-glycoprotein 4-beta-N-acetylglucosaminyltransferase has protein sequence MKMRRHKLFLTLCMAGLCLISFLHFLKALSYVTFPRELASLSPNLVSSFFWNNAPVTPQVSPEPGGAEFLRTPLYSHSPLLQPLPPSRASEELHKVEFVLPEDTTEYFVRTKAGGVCFKPGTKVLEKPPVAGPPEERADGVASGRLARKPLSASGTKRRKWVECVCLPGWHGPSCGVPTVVQYSNLPTKDRLVPREIPRRVINAINVNHEFDLLDVRFHELGDVVDAFVVCESNFTAYGEPRPLKFREMLLNGSFDYIRHKVLYVFLDHFPPGGRQDGWIADDYLRTFLTRDGISRLRNLRPDDVFIIDDADEIPARDGVLFLKLYDGWTEPFAFHMRKSLYGFFWKQPGTLEVVSGCTMGMLQAVYATDGIRLRRREYYTMPGFRQYENSTGHILVQWSLGSPLHFAGWHCSWCFTPEGIYFKLVSAQNGDFPRWGDYEDKKDLNYIRELIRTGGWFDGTTQEYPPADPKEQMYAPKYLLKNYQRFRYLLENPYRKAEGAG, from the coding sequence ATGAAGATGAGACGCCATAAGCTCTTTCTGACTCTCTGCATGGCTGGTCTCTGCCTCATCTCCTTCTTGCACTTCCTCAAGGCCCTTTCCTATGTCACCTTCCCCCGGGAGCTGGCTTCGCTTAGTCCCAACCTCGTCTCCAGCTTCTTCTGGAACAATGCCCCTGTCACACCTCAGGTCAGCCCTGAGCCAGGGGGTGCAGAGTTCCTCCGCACACCCCTGTATTCCCACTCCCCcttgctccagcccctgcctcccagcagagccagcGAAGAGCTGCACAAAGTCGAGTTTGTGCTGCCGGAAGACacaacagaatattttgtcCGTACCAAAGCCGGCGGCGTTTGCTTTAAACCAGGCACCAAGGTGTTGGAGAAGCCACCCGTGGCAGGGCCGCCGGAGGAGCGAGCAGATGGTGTGGCCTCGGGGCGGCTGGCTCGCAAGCCGCTGAGCGCCAGTGGGACCAAGCGGCGCAAGTGGGTGGAGTGCGTGTGCTTGCCAGGCTGGCACGGCCCCAGCTGCGGCGTCCCCACTGTGGTCCAGTACTCCAACCTGCCCACCAAGGACCGCCTCGTGCCGCGGGAGATCCCCCGGCGGGTCATCAACGCTATCAACGTCAACCATGAGTTTGACCTGCTGGACGTCCGCTTCCACGAGCTGGGAGACGTGGTGGACGCCTTCGTGGTGTGCGAGTCGAACTTCACGGCCTACGGAGAGCCGCGGCCCCTCAAGTTCCGCGAGATGCTCCTCAACGGCTCCTTTGACTACATCCGCCACAAGGTACTCTACGTCTTCCTGGACCACTTCCCCCCCGGTGGCCGCCAGGATGGCTGGATTGCTGATGATTACCTGCGCACCTTTCTCACCCGGGATGGCATCTCTCGCCTCCGCAATCTGCGCCCAGACGATGTCTTCATCATCGATGATGCCGATGAGATCCCAGCCCGTGACGGCGTGCTGTTCCTCAAGCTCTACGATGGCTGGACGGAGCCCTTCGCCTTTCACATGCGCAAGTCGCTCTACGGCTTCTTCTGGAAGCAACCAGGCACCTTGGAGGTGGTCTCGGGCTGCACCATGGGGATGCTCCAGGCTGTCTATGCTACCGATGGGATCCGTCTGCGACGCCGCGAGTACTACACTATGCCTGGCTTTCGGCAGTATGAGAACAGCACAGGACACATCCTGGTGCAGTGGTCACTGGGCAGTCCCCTCCACTTTGCTGGCTGGCACTGCTCCTGGTGTTTCACCCCAGAGGGGATCTACTTCAAACTGGTGTCAGCCCAGAACGGGGACTTCCCCCGCTGGGGTGACTATGAGGATAAAAAAGACCTCAATTATATCCGGGAGCTGATCCGGACTGGTGGCTGGTTCGATGGTACTACGCAGGAGTATCCCCCCGCCGACCCCAAGGAGCAGATGTACGCTCCCAAGTACCTGCTCAAGAACTACCAGCGATTCCGCTACTTGTTAGAGAACCCCTACCGAAAAGCGGAGGGTGCTGGGTGA